The Petrotoga sp. 9PW.55.5.1 genomic sequence TAAATGTAATAGAATTCCCCTCTTGAGAGGGGTGTCAGACTGAAAGTCTGACAGGGTGTGGTACATATAATTTGCTTTTAGCNAANNAGGGGAATAGAAATGACTACCCCGTCTGCAGCATAAAACGCTGCATCCACCCCTTCNAGGAAGGNGAATTTGGCTTTAATTCCCCTCTTGAGAGGGGTGTCAGACTGAAAGTCTGACAGGGTGTGGTACATATAATTTGCTAAAAGCAAATTNAAGAGNGACTACCCNGTCTGCANCANAAAACGCTGCATCCACCCCTTCGAAGAAGGGGAATAAAAGTGACTACCCCGTCTGCTACCACACCCCGGCTGCGACAAAGAACGTCGCATCCACCCCTCTCAAGAGGGGAATTTCTATTACATTTACCCCTTCGAGGAAAGGGAATTGAACTGGTATATAATATCTAGTAGAAAAAAAGGAGAGATTTTAAATATGTCTTTTACACTTATTTCGGTTTTTGCAAGTGCCGTTGTTGGATTTTTCTTAGTTAATTCCATTGCTTGGGTTTTATCTCTTGTAGTTTTAAGTTTGATCTTATTTGTTTCATGGAAGAGAAACATTTCAAGTAAATTAGCTAATTTTGTATTGATAGTTGGTATTTTATTTTCTTTTTTTGGTTCTATAAATAGTTTTGATCCATCTTATTTTTATATTTTTATAAATTTAGCAGCTTTATTTGCTACCTTTTATGAGGCTTTTAATAAAAAATTGTTGATTATCCTATCATGGGCTCTTAATGCTTTTTCACTTGGTTATATTATTGCCGCTTTAAGAGATATAAATTTAGGTATCATATTTGGAATTATAATATTTCTTATAGGTCTTAGAGATGTTTTTGCTTCAAAAAAGGTTCTAGATGAAGATAAGTTAGACAACTAATTCTTTAATACAAGAAGCCAATCTTTTGATGCCTTCTTCGATCGTTTGTTCATCAGAACAAGAATAGTTTATCCGTAAAGTATTAACGTTTGTTTTGTTAACGTAGAATGGGTCGCCAGGAACGAAAGCGACTTTTGCTTTTATTGTTTTTTCAAATAATTCCATGGCTGAATAATTGTTTGGTAAAGTTACCCACAGGAACATACCGCCTTCTGGGTTTGTGTATTTTATATTTTTTGGAAAGTGTTTTTTAATACTTTCAATCATCGCCCTTTTTTGGCTTCCATACCTTTCTTTTATTTTAGAAATATGCTTATCAAGTTCATTATCTTTTAGAAATTGATAGATTATTCTTTGACCAACGTAGTTAGAGTGTAAATCTGCAGCTTGTTTTGCTATTACAAGGTTTGACATAACTTCTTTGGGAGCAATTACCCATCCTAACCTAAATCCTGGTGCCACTATTTTAGAAAAAGATCCTAATATTATCGATTTTTCTGGAAGCAATTTTTTAAAAGTATTTGCTTGTTCTCCTTCAAATCTTAATTCCCCATAAGGATCATCTTCAATGAGGTAGGTGTTATACCTTTTTAAAATATTCGCGATTTCTTCTCTGTTTTGATTGGTGTATGTTATACCAGATGGATTTTGAAAGTTTGGTACAACGTATAACAGCTTGGGAGAATACTTTTCTAATATTTTTTCTAATTCTTCTAAATTTAAACCATCGTCATTTAATTTGATAGTTTTAAAGTTTTTGGAAAATACTGATAAACATTGAATAGCACCCAGATATCCAGGTTCTTCTATAACAATACAATCTTCATCATTTAGAAATATCTTACCGATTAAATCTAAGGCTTGTTGAGATCCATGCGTTATCAATACTTCGTCCACAGAAATATTGAGATTATTTCTTTTATTGAATCTATCTGCTATATATTGTCTTAGGGGTAAATATCCTTCTGTTGTACTGTATTGAAGAACTTCTTTACCAAAGTTATCAAATTGATAATCTGCTGCTTTTCTTATTTCTTCGACTGGAAATAAATCTTTGTTAGGTAATCCACCTGCAAATGAAATTATTTCAGGATCATCGATAACTTTAAGAATCTCTCGTATAAAAGATTTTGGAACATTTTTTATACGATCTGAAAATATATCGTTCAAAATAGACCTCTCCTTTGTCCTTTATAATTATCAGTTATATATATTTTCTATTTTAGAAGGCAAATTTGCGTATAATCCGTATTCAATGCTGTCTATTAGCGCTTTCCAGCTAGCTTGAATTATGTTAGTTGAAACACCTACTGTTGTCCAAGATTTTTCAGTATCAGACGTTTCAATTAAAACTCTAACTTTTGCTGCTGTTCCAGATGCGCTATCTAATACCCTTACTTTGTAATCTATTAACTTCATATTTCTTAAAATGGGGAAATGATTTTCTAAAGCTTTTCTAAGGGCTTTATCCAAAGCATTAACCGGTCCATCTCCAGAAGCTACTGTATGAACCATCTCATCATTTATCCTAACCTTGACAGCAGCGTCGGTTGTAGTTCCTTCGCCAAAATTATAACTAAGAATATTAAAATTTTCTATTTGAAAATCGGGGTTGTAATCAAAAAATTCGCGCAATAATAAAAGTTTTAAAGAAGCATCTGCTCCTTCAAATTGGTAACCATCGTGTTCGTACTCTTTAATTTTTAGTGTCAATTTTTTGATTTGATCATCTGAAAAAGAAGATAAACTAAAACCCAATTCTTCTATTTTAGATTTCAAATTACTTTTTCCAGCTAATTCTGATACCAGTATTCTTCTTTCATTACCTACTAATTCTGGAGCTATGTGTTCATATGTAAGAGGATTTTTTAATATTGCACTTACATGTATTCCACCTTTGTGTGTGAAGGCACTTCTTCCTACAAAAGGTTTTCGGTTATCTGGAGTTATATTTGCAACTTCCATAACGTAATTGTATAAATGTGTGGTTTTTTCTAAATTAATTTTGGGAAGATCTATGTCATATTTAAATTTTAAGATGGGTATTATCGTGCATAGATCCGCATTCCCGCATCTTTCTCCTAATCCTCCTACTGTTCCTTGAATCTGTTCTATTCCTTCTTCAAAAGCTATAATAGAGTTAGCTACAGCGAGGCCAGAGTCATTATGAGCATGTATACCAAGTGGCATATTTAATTTTTCCTTTACTACTTTTATTATTTCTCGCATTCTTTTTGTAGTTTGACCACCATTAGTGTCACACAAAATTGCTATCGAAGCCCCAGAATCTCTAGCTACTTCAAGTGTTTTTAAAGCGTAGTTAGGATTATGATTAAAACCATCGAAAAAATGTTCTCCATCAAAAAATACTTCTATACCGTGTTTCTTTAAAAAAGATACTGTATCAGCTATAAGTTTTAGATTATCATCGAGCGAGATCCCCAAGGCGTCAGTTACATGAAAGTCCCAACTTTTGGCAAATATGGTTACCGTTTTGACCCCGGAATATAGTAATTTTACAATGTTGGGATCATCTTGAGCCTTTATTCCATGTCTTTTTGTGGAACTAAATGCAACTATTTCGCTGTTTTTTAAAGATATTTTTTTAATTTCCTGAAAGAATTCTTCATCTTTAGGATTAGAACCTGGCCATCCCCCTTCAATATAGTCTATGCCATATTCATCCAATTTTTGAGCGATTTTTAATTTGTCTTTTACTGTGAGGGAAACTCCTTCCCCTTGGGTTCCATCTCTTAAAGTTGTGTCAAATATCTTTACTTTTGAAGTGTTCATGTGTTTCACCCTCTTTTTATTATTTTAACGATTTCATCTCCCATTTCACTGGTCGTTAAAAGTCCACCCATATCTTTGGTAACTAAATTTTTGTCTATTGCTTCCTTTATTGCTTCTTCTATTTCTTTTGATAACTTTTCTTTTCCAAAATATTCTAACATCATTGCCGCTGCTAATATTGCTGCTATTGGATTGGCTAAACCTTTTCCCGCTATATCTGGCGCGGAACCATGTACGGGTTCAAACATGGAAACTGTCTCTGGATTGATGTTTCCAGAAGCTGCTAATCCCATTCCTCCTTGGATTTCTGCTCCCAAGTCTGTTATTATATCCCCAAACATATTGCAAGTAACGATAACATCGAAGATCTCAGGGTTTCTAACCATTTTCATAGTTATTGCATCTACGTAGTAATGGTTAGTTTCTACCTCTGAATACTCGCTTTTTAATTCTTCAAATACTCTCAACCATAGATTATGAGAGTATGTGAGAACATTACTTTTATCGCAAAGTGTCAATTTACCTTGAGATTTTTTTGCATATTCAAAAGCGTATCTAATTATTCTTTCTACGCCTTTTCGCGTAGAAATCATCTCTTGCATCGCAACTTCATCTTTTGTTCCTTTTTTTAGAAAGCCACCTATGCCGGAATAAAGGCCTTCTGTATTTTCTCTTATTACTGTGAAATTTATATCTTTTACTCCTTTGTTTTTTAAGGGAGAAAACTTATCGTTTAACAGTTTTATAGGCCTCAAATTTACATATTGATCAAAGTGAAAACGTAATTTAAGTAAAATCCCATGTTCTAAAACTCCTGCAGGTACTCTTGGATCTCCAACAGCCCCTAAATAAATTGCATCAAACGTTTCTAATTTTTTTAAAGTTGCATCCGAAACTAATTCACCTGTTTTTAAGTATCTGTCCGCTCCTATATCAAACTCTTCAAACTTTAAATTCAAGTTATGTTGGTCATTCATATAATTTAAAATTTTCAGGCCTTCTTTTGTTACTTCTTTTCCTATTCCATCTCCAGGTATTACTGCAATTGATGGCATTTATTGAATGACCTCCTTTTTTATCTTTTCTATTAATCCTCCAGATGAGATTATTTCTTGGAGGAACTCGGGATATTTTTCAGAGTAATACACTTCTCCTGTAATCAAATCTTTAATAGTACCTCTATCTAGATCAACTTCAATTTCAGAACCGTCTTTTATGTTTTGAACAGCTTCTTTTGATACAAGAATAGGTAGTCCGATATTTATAGCATTGCGATAAAATATTCTTGCAAAACTTTCAGCTATTACACACGAAGCACCAGACGCCTTAATAGCCAATGGTGCATGCTCTCTAGAGCTTCCAGACCCAAAGTTTTTCCCTGCAACGATAATGTCTCCTTTTTTTACTTTTTTAACGTAGTCAGGATCTATATCTTCCATACAATGTTGGGCTAGTATTTCTGGTTCAGGATTATTTAGGTATCTTGCAGGTATAATAACGTCTGTATCCACATTATCTCCGTATTTAAAAACTTTTCCTTTGAATTTCATTTTAAAACCTCCTCAGGATGAGAAATATATCCTGTGACCGCTGAGGCAGCTGCAACAGCAGGATTAGATAGGTAAACTTCGCTTTCTGGATGGCCCATTCTTCCAACAAAATTTCTGTTCGTTGTTGAGATAGCTTTTTCCCCTTTTGCTAAAATACCCATATGACCCCCAAGACATGGTCCACATGTTGGCGTACTAACCGCTGCTCCAGCTTCTATAAATGTTTCAATCAATCCTTCTTTTAAAGCTTGTAAATAAATATCTTGTGTACCAGGAAATATAATACACCGAACCTCTTTATTTACTTTATTATTCTTGAGAATTTTTTCAGCTATTCTCAGATCTTCTAATCTTCCATTTGTACATGAACCTATAACTACTTGGTCAATTTTTATACCTTTTGCTTCGTAAACAGATTTTGTGTTTTCTGGAAGATGAGGGAATGCAACTTGAGGTTCTATTCTTGATACGTCGTATTCTATTATTCTTTCATAATTAGCATCTGGGTCACTCGATACAGGGTTATATTCTCTTACTGCTCTATTTTTAAGGTATTCTTCAGTTTTTTCATCATATTCAAATAAGCCACATTTACCGCCAGCTTCTATAGCCATGTTAGCCATCGTCATTCTTGCGTCCATTGAAAGATCTTTAATAGTTTCTCCTGTGAATTCTATGGATTTGTATAATGCCCCATCTACCCCTATATCACCAATTGTATAAAGGATTAAGTCTTTTCCGCTTACCCAAGGATTTAACTTTCCATTATAAATTATCTTAATAGTTTCAGGTACTCTGAACCATAAATAACCTGTGGCCATGGCAGCAGCCATATCCGTACTTCCAACTCCTGTACCTAAAGCATTTAAAGCTCCGTATGTACAAGTGTGTGAATCAGCACCAATTATAATTTCTCCAGGTAATGTTAACCCTTTTTCAGGAAGTAAACAATGTTCGATACCCATTTGTCCTATTTCAAAGTAATTCACAATCTCCATTTCTTTTGCAAATTTCCTAATAAATAGGGCATTTTGTGCTGATTTTATATCTTTATTGGGTGTAAAATGATCAGGAACAATGGCAACTCTTTGCTTATCAAATACTTTTGATAAACCTATTTTTTTAAATTCTTTTATTGCGACTGGACTAGTTACATCGTTTCCAAGAACCATATCTACCTTAGCGTTTACAATTTCACCAGGTTTTACTTCTTTTTTATTAGAATGATTTGCTAATATTTTTTCAACTATCGTCATACTAACCCTTCTCCAATTTTATATTTTTTTGGCTTCCTGTAGTTTTTTTGTCATATATTTGTTCAAGGCATTTAAGTATGCCAAAGTACTGGCATGGGTTATATCTGTTTCAACAGAATGACCAACAAATATGTCATCATCTATTTTAAGTTTCACGGTTGTTTCGCCTAGGGCGTCTGTTCCTTCGGTGACTCCCTCAATTTTATAAGATAAAAGAGATATATTGTCTTTATCAACGATTTCATTTATAGCTTTAAATATGGCATCTATTGGTCCATCACCGCTGCAAGCAGCTTTTTCTATCACCTCATCGCCAACTTTGACTTTTATTGTAGCTGTTGGAAGAGTGGTGTTTCCTGTTGTAACTGATAGATATTCAAGTTTGTAGTAATCTTCTGCTTTGTATAGTTCATCGTTTATCAAAGCTTCCACATCTACTTGATTTAGATTCTTCTTCTTACTTGCTAAATCCTTAAATTTCAAGAAAAGTTTTTCAAAGTTTTCATCATCAATCTTGTAACCAGTTTTAACCAAAAATTCTTTGAAAGCATGTCTTCCAGAATGTTTTCCCAAGACTAAGTTGTTTTTTTCTAATCCAATACTTTTAGCATCCATTATTTCATAGGTTGTTCTTTCTTTGATAACTCCGTCTTGATGTATTCCTGACTCATGAGCGAAGGCATTTTTCCCAACTATTGCTTTGTTTGGCTGTATAACCATACCTGTAAATTTAGAAACCATATTGCTTAATTTCATGATTTTGGTGGTATCCTGAGTTACTATAAAATCTTGAAAATAATCTTTTCTTGTAACCAAAGACATTATTACTTCTTCTAAGGCAGCGTTACCTGCTCTTTCTCCTATTCCATTAACCGCAACTTCTGCCTGATCGGCTCCGTTTTTTAAAGCAGCTAATGTATTAGCCGTAGCCATTCCTAAGTCATTGTGACAATGAACACTTAATTCTATTTTGTCAATATTTTTGGTGTTTTCCTTTATTTTTCTTATAAACTCCCCGAACTCTTCAGGAATGGCATAACCTACTGTATCTGGGACGTTTATGACTTTTGCTCCTGCTTCAATTACCTTTTCAAATAGTTTATATAGAAATTCTAAGTTACTTCTAGAGGCATCTTCTGCTGAAAATTCAATATTTGAAGTGTACTTACTGGCGTATCTGACCGCTTCTATTGCTTTTTCTAAAACTTGTTCTTCGTTCATTTTTAACTTGTATTTCATGTGAATTGGAGAAGTTGCTATAAAAACATGAATACGAGGGTCCTCTGCTTCTTGAAGGGCTTCCCAAGCACAATCTATGTCTTTGTAATTGGATCTAGCCAAAGCAGCAATTTCAACATCTCTTATTTTTTTTGCTATTTCTTTTACACTTTCAAAATCACTTTCAGAAGATATGGGAAATCCAGCTTCTATAACGTCAACCTTCAGTAATGACAATTGTTCAGCAATTGCAAGTTTCTCTTCGATTGTTAAACTGACTCCAGGAGATTGTTCCCCATCTCTCAAGGTAGTATCAAAAATTTTGACTTTTCTCAAATTTAATCACCCTCTCTAGCGTTAATCATAATTATTTTCAACCCAGGGCATCATAGCTCTTAATTTTTCTCCAACCTGTTCAAGTAGTGAATTGTTATCTCTTTCAGTTAAAGCGTTAAAAACAGGTCTGTTAGCTTGGTTTTCCAATATCCAATCTCTTGCAAAATTACCGTTTTGTATATTTTCAAGAACTTCTTTCATCGTATTTTTAACCCTTTGATCAATTACTTTAGGGCCAACGGTTAGATCACCGTATTGAGCAGTATCACTTACGGAGTATCTCATTTTCTTCAATCCGCCTTCAAATATCAAATCAACGATTAATTTTAATTCGTTTAAACATTCAAAATATGCTATTTCAGGTTGATAACCAGCTTCAACAAGGGTTTCAAATCCTGCTTTTATTAAAGAAGTAACCCCCCCACAAAGAACGGCTTGTTCACCAAACAGATCAGTTTCTGTTTCTTCTTTGAAAGTCGTTTTTATTACACCCGCTCTAGTACAACCAATTCCTTTAGCGTATGCTAGTCCTAAATCTTTTGCTTTCCCAGAATAATCTTGTTGAACAGCTAAAAGGCCGGGAACTCCTTTGCCTTCTTTAAACATTCTCCTAACCAAATGTCCCGGACTTTTTGGCGCGACCATAAAAACATCTATATTTTTAGGTGGCACAATTTGACCAAAATGAATATTAAAACCATGAGAGAACCCTAAGGCATTTCCTTCTTCTAGATTAGGTTCTATATCTTTTTTATAAACAAAACTTTGAACTTCATCAGGTATTAGAACTTGTATAATATCTCCTTTTTTTACAGCTTCAGGTGTATCGTATACTTCAAAGCCATCTTTTTTTGCTATTTCTATTGATTTGCTGTCCTTTTTTAAACCTATTATTACGTTTAAACCACTATCTTTCAAATTTTGCGCCTGTGCATGTCCTTGACTTCCATAACCAATTACAGCTATAGTTTTTCCTTTTAATAAATCTAAGTTGGCATCTTTTTCATAAAATGTTTCGACCATCTAATAATCACTCCTTAATAAATTATTATGAATTTAAAACAACTTTATTGTTTATTTCCCTATCCATAGCTACTATTCCTGTTCTTACAATGTCCCTTATTCCAAAATCTTTCATTATTTCTATAAAAGCATTTATTTTGTTCTCATCACCAGTTATTTCAACACTTATACTTTCTGGAGAGAAGTCAACTACTTTCCCTCTAAATACATCAACCACTTGAATTACTTGATTTCTTAATTTTTTACCACAATTCACTTTTATTATTGCCATATCCCTTTCTATCATATTAGCTTGATTAAGTTCCGTAATTTTAATTACATCAATTAATTTATACAGTTGTTTTTTAACTTGCTCCAAGGTGTCTTTGTTTCCTTCCACTACTATAGTCATTCGGGAATATTCGGGACTTTCTGTTTCTCCCACGTTTAAACTAGTTATGTTAAAGTTTCTTCTACTAAATAGTCCAGATATCCTTGCCAATACAGCAGGTTGATTATTCACAGTTACTGATAGAATGTGTCTCATGCTATCTCCCCCTGTATTTCTTTTCTTATAACTTTATTTTTTGGTTCCAAAATCTCTTTTATTGAAGCTCCTTCAGGAACCATAGGGAACACATTCTCTTCTAGAGGAATTGCAACTTCTAACAATACCGGCCCATTATGATTTAACATCTGTTTTATTGAGACTTCTACTTCGTTCAATTTCGAAATTCTCATGGATTTAATTCCATAAGCCTCTCCTAATTTAACAAAATCAGGATTTTCAAGCATGGTAGCTGAATATCTTTCATCAAAGAAAAGCTCTTGCCATTGCCTAACCATTCCTAGAGTTCCGTTGTTTAGTATTATCATTTTTATCGGTAGTTTGTTGTTACTGATAGTTGCCAACTCTTGCACGTTCATCTGAAAGCTTCCATCGCCGGCTATCATTATAACGGTTTTTCCGGGATTTGCTATTTGAACCCCCATGCTTGCTGGTAATCCGTATCCCATCGTTCCAAGCCCACCAGAAGTGATGAATGTTCTTGGTTTATGATATTCAAAAAACTGTGCTGCCCACATCTGATTTTGACCTACTTCAGTTACTACTATTCTGTCCTCATTGCAATATTTGTTTAGCGTTTCTATAAAATATTGAGGTTTAATATTATCTTCGTTTATCTCGTATGTTAATGGATAATTATTTTTCCATTCCCTGATTTTTTTCAACCATTCTTTTCTCTCTATTGTTTTTATCAAAGGGACTAATTTTTTCAAAACATCTTTGGCATTACCAACGATAGGTATATCTACTTTAACGTTTTTGTTTATCTCTGCTGGGTCTATGTCTATGTGAACTATCTTTGAATTTGGTGCGAAGGTTTCTAATTTCCCCGTAACCCTATCGTCAAAGCGTACTCCAACACCGATAATCAAATCCGCTTCTGATATCGCATAATTGGCGTATTTTGTCCCGTGCATACCTAACATCTTTAAAGACAGTTCATTATCTTCTGGAAAAGCTCCTATTCCCATCAAAGAGGTTACTACTGGAATTTTTCCTTTGACAGCTAACTCAGTTAGTTCTTGTGAAGCATTGGAGTTTATAACTCCGCCTCCTGCAAATATTATTGGTTTTTTTGAATTGTTTATTTCCTCTGCCGCTAATTTTATCTGCATGTAATTCCCTTCATAAGTAGGTTGATATCCTGGTAAGTTAACTTTTTCAGGATAGATAAAATCAGCTTTCGCTTTCAAAACGTCAACTGGTAGATCCATTAAAACAGGTCCAGGCCTTCCGGTTCTTGCAATATAGAATGCTTCTTTTATTATCCTTGCAAGATCTTTTACGTTAGTAACCATATAATTATGTTTTGTAATTGGAAGCGTAATCCCTCTTATATCAATTTCTTGAAAAGAATCTGTACCAATGAGGTTGGTTGGTGCTTGACCAGTAAAAGCCACTAACGGTATAGAATCCATATATGCTGTTGCAATTCCAGTTACCAAATTCGTTGCTCCTGGTCCAGATGTTGCTATACAAACTCCAACTTTGCCAGTACTCCTAGCATATCCATCAGCAGCATGTGCCGCACCTTGTTCGTGTCTAACTAGAATGTGTTTAATTGGTGCATCATACAACTCATCGTATAGAGGAATCACCTTCCCTCCTGGATACCCAAATACTACCTCTACGTTTTCCCTTAAAAGAGATTCAATCAATATTCGTGCCCCGGAATAGATCGGCATAAAACCACCTCACATATATTTTTATCCTAAAAACGCTCCCCTATCGGCAGATTGTACGAACTTACTGTATCTATTTAAATAGCCAGTACTTTCTGAAAAAGACGGATTAAACTTTTCCAACCTTTGTTTTAACTCTTCATCAGAAATTTTTAGTTCTAGTTTCTTTTTGGGGATGTTAATCGATATAATATCTCCATCTGTAATTACCCCTATAGGACCTCCAGCAGCGGCTTCTGGAGAGACATGTCCTATCGCTGCTCCTCTTGTTGCACCTGAAAATCTTCCATCTGTTATTAAAGCAACTTTCTTATCTAATCCCATACCAGCTAAGGCCGATGTAGGTGCCAACATTTCCCTCATTCCAGGCCCACCTTTTGGCCCTTCATATAGAATAACCACAACATCTCCTTCTTTTATCTTTCCAGCATAGATGGCTTTAATCGCTTCTTCCTCTTTATTGAAAACTCGAGCAGGGCCTTCGTGTACCAACATTTCATCTGCAACTGCGATCTTTTTAACCACAGCACCATCTGGAGCGATATTCCCTTTCAATATTGTTAATCCACCTTCATGATGATAAGGATTGTCAATAGGTCTGATTATTTCATGATTAACATACTCAACTGAATCTATCGTTTCTTTTAAGCTTTTTCCTGTTACAGTTAAACAATCTAGGTTCAGTAAATCTTTTTTAGATAACTCTTTTAATACTGCCGGTATACCTCCAGCAAAGTACAAATCCTCAATGTGATGTTCACCAGCAGGGGATAAACTACACAAATGAGGTGTTTTTTCACTGACTTCATTAATTAAATTCAAATCAAAATCTATCCCTGCTTCTTTAATTATTGCAGGTAAGTGAAGAGCAGTATTTGTTGAGCAACCCAATGCCATATCTAAAACGATAGCATTCTCTACTGTATCTTTTGTAAAGATATCTAAGGGTTTTATGTCTTTTTCTACCAGTTCCATTATTTTTTGGCCGGTTTCAGTTGCTAATCTCCTTCTTTGTGAAAAAACTGCCGGAATCGTTCCATTTCCCGGCAGCGCAAGTCCTAAAACCTCTGTTAGGCAATTCATTGAATTAGCTGTAAACATCCCAGCACAAGACCCGTACCCCGGACAGGATGATTTTTCCATTTCTTTCAATTCTTCATCAGAAATTGTTCCATTAATTCGAGCACCCACTGCTTCAAACATATCATGTAGGTCTATTTTTCTCCCTTTGTGATTTCCAGCAAGCATAGGACCACCACTAATTACTATTGCGGGTATATTTAACCTTAAGGCAGCCATCAACATACCTGGAACTATCTTGTCACAATTTGGTATAAGAACCAATCCATCGAATTTATAAGCTCTTGCGACAGATTCTATTGAATCAGCTATCAATTCTCTACTTGGAAGTGAATAATTCATTCCACTATGTCCCATAGCAATACCATCACAGATGCCTATGGTAGAAAAAGCCAAAGGAACACCTCCTGCAGCGTAAACCCCATTCTTAACGTTTTGACAAATCTCGTTAAGATGTTTATGCCCAGGAATTATATCGTTGGCAGAATTTGCTATTCCTATTATTGGTTTATTTAATTCATCATCACTAAGCCCCAAAGCGTATAGTAAGGATCGATGAGGAGCTTTAGATACACCTTTTTTTATTTCATCACTTCTATATGTTTTATTCATATAAGCCTCCTTTGCCCTTTTTCTTAAAAACCCCGATAGAATTCATTTCCTTATCCATCAAAATTAGATATTTACCAAATTGGATAGCT encodes the following:
- a CDS encoding 2-isopropylmalate synthase; amino-acid sequence: MRKVKIFDTTLRDGEQSPGVSLTIEEKLAIAEQLSLLKVDVIEAGFPISSESDFESVKEIAKKIRDVEIAALARSNYKDIDCAWEALQEAEDPRIHVFIATSPIHMKYKLKMNEEQVLEKAIEAVRYASKYTSNIEFSAEDASRSNLEFLYKLFEKVIEAGAKVINVPDTVGYAIPEEFGEFIRKIKENTKNIDKIELSVHCHNDLGMATANTLAALKNGADQAEVAVNGIGERAGNAALEEVIMSLVTRKDYFQDFIVTQDTTKIMKLSNMVSKFTGMVIQPNKAIVGKNAFAHESGIHQDGVIKERTTYEIMDAKSIGLEKNNLVLGKHSGRHAFKEFLVKTGYKIDDENFEKLFLKFKDLASKKKNLNQVDVEALINDELYKAEDYYKLEYLSVTTGNTTLPTATIKVKVGDEVIEKAACSGDGPIDAIFKAINEIVDKDNISLLSYKIEGVTEGTDALGETTVKLKIDDDIFVGHSVETDITHASTLAYLNALNKYMTKKLQEAKKI
- a CDS encoding PLP-dependent aminotransferase family protein → MNDIFSDRIKNVPKSFIREILKVIDDPEIISFAGGLPNKDLFPVEEIRKAADYQFDNFGKEVLQYSTTEGYLPLRQYIADRFNKRNNLNISVDEVLITHGSQQALDLIGKIFLNDEDCIVIEEPGYLGAIQCLSVFSKNFKTIKLNDDGLNLEELEKILEKYSPKLLYVVPNFQNPSGITYTNQNREEIANILKRYNTYLIEDDPYGELRFEGEQANTFKKLLPEKSIILGSFSKIVAPGFRLGWVIAPKEVMSNLVIAKQAADLHSNYVGQRIIYQFLKDNELDKHISKIKERYGSQKRAMIESIKKHFPKNIKYTNPEGGMFLWVTLPNNYSAMELFEKTIKAKVAFVPGDPFYVNKTNVNTLRINYSCSDEQTIEEGIKRLASCIKELVV
- the leuC gene encoding 3-isopropylmalate dehydratase large subunit, which encodes MTIVEKILANHSNKKEVKPGEIVNAKVDMVLGNDVTSPVAIKEFKKIGLSKVFDKQRVAIVPDHFTPNKDIKSAQNALFIRKFAKEMEIVNYFEIGQMGIEHCLLPEKGLTLPGEIIIGADSHTCTYGALNALGTGVGSTDMAAAMATGYLWFRVPETIKIIYNGKLNPWVSGKDLILYTIGDIGVDGALYKSIEFTGETIKDLSMDARMTMANMAIEAGGKCGLFEYDEKTEEYLKNRAVREYNPVSSDPDANYERIIEYDVSRIEPQVAFPHLPENTKSVYEAKGIKIDQVVIGSCTNGRLEDLRIAEKILKNNKVNKEVRCIIFPGTQDIYLQALKEGLIETFIEAGAAVSTPTCGPCLGGHMGILAKGEKAISTTNRNFVGRMGHPESEVYLSNPAVAAASAVTGYISHPEEVLK
- a CDS encoding 3-isopropylmalate dehydrogenase — its product is MPSIAVIPGDGIGKEVTKEGLKILNYMNDQHNLNLKFEEFDIGADRYLKTGELVSDATLKKLETFDAIYLGAVGDPRVPAGVLEHGILLKLRFHFDQYVNLRPIKLLNDKFSPLKNKGVKDINFTVIRENTEGLYSGIGGFLKKGTKDEVAMQEMISTRKGVERIIRYAFEYAKKSQGKLTLCDKSNVLTYSHNLWLRVFEELKSEYSEVETNHYYVDAITMKMVRNPEIFDVIVTCNMFGDIITDLGAEIQGGMGLAASGNINPETVSMFEPVHGSAPDIAGKGLANPIAAILAAAMMLEYFGKEKLSKEIEEAIKEAIDKNLVTKDMGGLLTTSEMGDEIVKIIKRG
- the cimA gene encoding citramalate synthase; the protein is MNTSKVKIFDTTLRDGTQGEGVSLTVKDKLKIAQKLDEYGIDYIEGGWPGSNPKDEEFFQEIKKISLKNSEIVAFSSTKRHGIKAQDDPNIVKLLYSGVKTVTIFAKSWDFHVTDALGISLDDNLKLIADTVSFLKKHGIEVFFDGEHFFDGFNHNPNYALKTLEVARDSGASIAILCDTNGGQTTKRMREIIKVVKEKLNMPLGIHAHNDSGLAVANSIIAFEEGIEQIQGTVGGLGERCGNADLCTIIPILKFKYDIDLPKINLEKTTHLYNYVMEVANITPDNRKPFVGRSAFTHKGGIHVSAILKNPLTYEHIAPELVGNERRILVSELAGKSNLKSKIEELGFSLSSFSDDQIKKLTLKIKEYEHDGYQFEGADASLKLLLLREFFDYNPDFQIENFNILSYNFGEGTTTDAAVKVRINDEMVHTVASGDGPVNALDKALRKALENHFPILRNMKLIDYKVRVLDSASGTAAKVRVLIETSDTEKSWTTVGVSTNIIQASWKALIDSIEYGLYANLPSKIENIYN
- the leuD gene encoding 3-isopropylmalate dehydratase small subunit, giving the protein MKFKGKVFKYGDNVDTDVIIPARYLNNPEPEILAQHCMEDIDPDYVKKVKKGDIIVAGKNFGSGSSREHAPLAIKASGASCVIAESFARIFYRNAINIGLPILVSKEAVQNIKDGSEIEVDLDRGTIKDLITGEVYYSEKYPEFLQEIISSGGLIEKIKKEVIQ